In one Mucilaginibacter ginsenosidivorax genomic region, the following are encoded:
- a CDS encoding RNA polymerase sigma factor has product MLNEREIISRIIKGDFRAFELLVKEYEKLVFFVTNRIVQDLQDKEDICQEVFIKVHHSLPKFKFESKLSTWIARIAYLTAIDYTKKYKKERQNDYPENLDNYYFTNENPEQVLTKKNISEYINQLIAQMPLAYRTVLTLYHLNEFSVQEIEQITGTPEGTIKSNLFRARKLLKEKIEKDTKNEPL; this is encoded by the coding sequence ATGTTAAATGAAAGGGAAATTATATCCAGGATAATTAAGGGAGATTTCCGCGCCTTTGAGCTATTGGTAAAAGAATATGAAAAACTGGTATTCTTTGTAACTAACCGCATTGTACAGGATTTGCAGGATAAGGAGGATATTTGCCAGGAAGTTTTTATTAAGGTACACCATAGCCTGCCCAAATTTAAATTTGAGTCGAAGCTTTCTACCTGGATAGCCCGTATTGCTTATTTAACTGCCATCGATTATACAAAAAAATATAAAAAGGAACGGCAGAACGATTACCCGGAAAATTTAGACAACTATTACTTTACCAATGAAAACCCTGAGCAGGTTTTAACAAAAAAAAACATTTCCGAATATATTAACCAACTGATAGCACAAATGCCGCTGGCCTACCGAACAGTACTAACATTGTACCACTTGAATGAATTTTCGGTACAGGAGATTGAGCAGATTACCGGTACGCCCGAAGGTACTATAAAGAGCAATTTGTTCAGGGCTCGAAAACTGTTGAAGGAAAAAATAGAAAAAGACACCAAAAATGAGCCATTATGA